A genomic region of Gossypium hirsutum isolate 1008001.06 chromosome D01, Gossypium_hirsutum_v2.1, whole genome shotgun sequence contains the following coding sequences:
- the LOC107922003 gene encoding RING-H2 finger protein ATL80, which yields MTRPFRLLGAANSSATTEPPPEQSATVDSDFVVILAALLCALICVLGLIAVARCAWLRRLSGAFAPNPSASSRPTPPANKGLKKKILKSLPKATFSPDFSAKFSDCAICLTEFAAGDEIRVLPQCGHGFHVVCIDTWLGSHSSCPSCRQILVARCQKCGGLPGPGASTSGTNTEARLKEREDDVNTFLP from the coding sequence ATGACTCGTCCTTTTAGGCTCCTTGGCGCCGCCAACTCCTCGGCCACTACTGAGCCGCCACCTGAACAATCGGCAACCGTCGACTCCGACTTCGTCGTTATCCTTGCAGCCCTCCTATGTGCCCTTATTTGCGTCCTCGGTCTCATTGCTGTCGCTCGTTGCGCCTGGCTTCGCCGTCTCTCCGGTGCCTTTGCTCCCAATCCCTCTGCTTCATCCCGTCCCACCCCTCCTGCTAACAAGGGCCTCAAGAAGAAGATCCTCAAGTCCCTCCCTAAGGCTACCTTCTCACCTGATTTCTCCGCCAAATTCTCCGATTGCGCGATTTGCCTCACGGAGTTCGCCGCAGGGGACGAAATCCGGGTTCTTCCACAGTGCGGCCATGGCTTCCACGTCGTCTGCATCGACACCTGGCTGGGCTCCCATTCTTCATGCCCTTCCTGCCGTCAGATTCTGGTTGCCAGGTGCCAAAAGTGTGGGGGTTTACCCGGCCCGGGGGCTTCAACTTCCGGAACTAACACTGAAGCTAGATTGAAAGAGCGTGAAGATGATGTGAATACATTCCTGCCCTAG